From Amphritea atlantica, a single genomic window includes:
- a CDS encoding methylcrotonoyl-CoA carboxylase, with product MATIKTKINPRAEEFRANYDSMASVVTDLRDKAAQIHHGGGSKYQERHLSRGKLLPRERINTLLDEGSPLLELSQLAAYKVYDDDVPAAGIITGIGRVSGIECMIIANDATVKGGTYFPLTVKKHLRAQEIAEQNHLPCIYLVDSGGANLPQQDDVFPDRDHFGRIFYNQARMSAKGIPQIAVVMGLCTAGGAYVPAMADESIIVRNQGTIFLAGPPLVKAATGEVVSAEDLGGADVHCKVSGVADHYAENDHHALEIARTCVANLNRRKEINIKTQTPKEPLYPMDELYGIVGTDLRKPYDVREVIARIVDGSEFDEFKKLYGTTLVTGFAHIHGYPVGIIANNGILFGESAQKGAHFIELCCQRKIPLLFLQNITGFMVGQKYESEGIAKHGAKMVMAVACADVPKFTVLIGGSFGAGNYGMCGRAYSPNLMFMWPNARISVMGGEQAAGVLATVKRDNMNRTGEEWSAEDEAVFKKPIIDTYEHQGHPYYASARLWDDGVIDPKQTRDVIGMSLSAALNKPVGDTQFGVFRM from the coding sequence ATGGCAACGATAAAAACAAAAATCAATCCACGTGCAGAAGAGTTTCGCGCTAACTATGATTCCATGGCCTCCGTGGTCACGGACCTGCGTGATAAAGCGGCACAGATCCATCACGGCGGTGGCAGCAAATATCAGGAACGCCACCTTTCCCGTGGCAAACTCCTCCCCAGAGAGCGAATCAATACCCTGTTGGATGAAGGTTCGCCCCTGTTAGAGCTTTCACAACTGGCAGCCTATAAAGTCTACGATGACGATGTGCCTGCCGCCGGGATCATTACCGGTATCGGCCGTGTCAGCGGTATTGAGTGCATGATTATTGCCAACGATGCCACCGTTAAGGGCGGCACCTATTTCCCGCTGACCGTGAAGAAACATCTGCGGGCTCAGGAGATCGCCGAACAGAATCACCTGCCCTGTATCTATCTGGTAGATTCCGGCGGTGCCAACCTGCCGCAACAGGATGATGTATTCCCGGATCGCGACCATTTCGGCCGCATTTTCTATAACCAGGCACGCATGTCTGCCAAAGGGATTCCCCAGATCGCAGTGGTGATGGGCCTCTGTACAGCGGGCGGCGCATATGTGCCGGCGATGGCGGATGAATCGATCATCGTGCGTAATCAGGGCACTATCTTTCTGGCAGGACCCCCACTGGTAAAAGCCGCGACCGGCGAAGTCGTCAGCGCGGAAGATCTGGGCGGTGCTGATGTGCACTGTAAAGTGTCTGGTGTTGCTGACCATTACGCTGAAAACGATCACCATGCGCTGGAGATCGCCCGCACCTGTGTGGCAAATCTGAACCGCCGCAAAGAGATCAATATTAAAACTCAGACGCCGAAAGAGCCTCTTTATCCTATGGATGAACTGTACGGCATTGTCGGTACCGACCTGAGAAAACCCTACGATGTTCGCGAAGTGATCGCCCGCATCGTCGATGGCTCTGAGTTTGATGAGTTCAAGAAACTCTACGGCACCACACTGGTCACCGGTTTTGCCCATATTCACGGTTATCCGGTGGGTATTATCGCCAACAACGGCATTCTCTTCGGTGAATCCGCCCAGAAAGGCGCGCACTTTATCGAGCTGTGCTGTCAGCGCAAAATCCCCCTGCTGTTCCTGCAAAACATCACCGGCTTTATGGTGGGTCAGAAGTATGAATCAGAGGGTATCGCCAAGCACGGGGCCAAGATGGTGATGGCCGTTGCCTGTGCCGATGTGCCGAAATTTACAGTGCTGATCGGCGGTAGTTTCGGTGCCGGTAACTACGGTATGTGTGGCCGGGCCTACAGTCCTAATCTGATGTTCATGTGGCCGAACGCACGTATCTCAGTCATGGGTGGCGAACAGGCTGCCGGGGTTCTGGCGACCGTTAAGCGGGATAACATGAACCGCACCGGTGAAGAGTGGTCTGCTGAAGATGAAGCGGTATTCAAAAAGCCCATCATCGATACCTATGAACATCAGGGTCACCCCTATTATGCCTCTGCCCGGCTTTGGGATGATGGCGTCATCGATCCAAAACAAACCCGTGATGTTATCGGCATGAGTCTGTCTGCCGCACTCAATAAGCCTGTGGGTGACACCCAGTTCGGCGTATTCCGGATGTGA
- a CDS encoding MerR family DNA-binding transcriptional regulator: protein MNTRTFSISELASEFDVTTRSIRFYEDQQLLFPTRRGQTRIYSAQDRVRLKLILRGKRLGFSLAETRELFALWDETPTGSMKQLQLLMAKIEEKKQALEQQLNDIAMLQLELDSAESRCREAMDDLTETTKTEKSV from the coding sequence ATGAACACACGTACTTTTTCGATCAGTGAGCTGGCCAGCGAGTTTGATGTAACGACTCGCAGCATCCGCTTTTATGAAGACCAGCAGCTGTTATTCCCTACCCGCCGCGGGCAGACCCGGATCTACAGCGCTCAGGACCGGGTTCGGTTAAAACTGATTCTGCGGGGCAAGCGACTGGGCTTTTCACTCGCTGAAACCCGCGAACTATTCGCGCTCTGGGATGAAACCCCGACAGGCAGTATGAAACAGCTACAACTGCTGATGGCCAAGATAGAAGAGAAAAAACAGGCCCTGGAGCAGCAATTAAATGACATTGCTATGCTTCAGCTGGAACTGGACAGCGCAGAAAGCCGTTGCCGGGAGGCAATGGATGATCTGACAGAAACGACAAAAACAGAGAAGTCGGTATAG
- a CDS encoding AMP-binding protein, with the protein MSNNAQPSYTSGTSNTPLLGMTIGDKFDDICATYPDNDALIVHYQDIRWTYAELKEKVEQCARALLAVGVQPGDRIGMWSPNTAQWTITQFATAKVGAILVNINPAYRLHELEYALNQSGTKFLVTADSFKSSNYTAMLLELAPELNSCEIGQLRSAKLKTLECIINLSDEQHPGMWRWNAFVKQADKVDLQQVKDIQATLQFDDPINIQYTSGTTGFPKGATLSHHNILNNGFFVAESQSFTDQDRLVIPVPLYHCFGMVMGNLGCMTHGATMIYPTEGFEPKAVLEAVEMEKATALYGVPTMFIAELEHPDFDNYDLSSLRTGIMAGSICPAEVMKAVNSKMHMQEVQIAYGMTETSPVSTQTRADDPFEKQVTTVGRTQPHLESKIIDPLTGRILPRGEIGELCTRGYSVMIKYWNNEDGTKGAIDEQHWMHTGDLATMDDEGYIQIVGRIKDMVIRGGENVYPKEIEEFLYTHPNIIDVQVTGVPDKKYGEELIAWVKLSADSESVTEEQLRDFCKGQITHFKIPRYFKFVDEFPMTVTGKIQKFKMREISIKELGLDDI; encoded by the coding sequence ATGAGCAATAATGCACAACCCAGTTATACCAGTGGCACCAGCAACACTCCCCTGCTGGGCATGACGATCGGCGATAAATTTGATGATATCTGCGCCACTTACCCTGATAATGATGCGCTGATCGTTCACTATCAGGATATTCGCTGGACCTACGCCGAACTAAAAGAAAAAGTTGAGCAATGTGCCCGGGCCCTGCTGGCCGTGGGCGTTCAGCCCGGAGACCGCATCGGTATGTGGTCTCCCAACACAGCCCAGTGGACAATAACCCAGTTTGCCACGGCAAAGGTTGGCGCCATTCTGGTGAATATCAACCCGGCCTACCGCCTGCATGAGCTGGAATATGCACTGAATCAGTCCGGCACTAAGTTTCTGGTCACCGCAGACAGTTTCAAATCATCCAACTACACAGCGATGCTTCTGGAGCTGGCACCGGAACTGAACAGCTGCGAAATCGGCCAGCTCAGATCAGCCAAGCTGAAAACCCTGGAATGCATTATCAATCTGTCAGATGAACAGCATCCGGGGATGTGGCGCTGGAACGCCTTTGTCAAACAAGCCGACAAAGTTGACCTGCAGCAGGTTAAAGATATTCAGGCAACGCTGCAGTTTGATGACCCAATCAATATTCAATACACCTCCGGCACCACCGGTTTCCCGAAAGGGGCGACCCTGAGTCACCATAATATTCTGAATAACGGTTTCTTTGTCGCCGAAAGTCAGAGTTTTACCGATCAGGACCGGCTGGTTATACCGGTGCCGCTGTACCACTGTTTCGGCATGGTAATGGGCAACCTGGGCTGCATGACTCATGGTGCAACCATGATCTACCCAACCGAAGGCTTTGAGCCGAAAGCGGTGCTGGAAGCGGTAGAGATGGAGAAAGCCACCGCGCTGTACGGTGTACCGACGATGTTTATTGCCGAACTGGAACATCCGGACTTCGATAACTACGACCTTTCCAGCCTGCGCACCGGTATTATGGCGGGCTCAATCTGCCCGGCCGAGGTGATGAAAGCGGTCAACTCCAAAATGCATATGCAAGAGGTGCAGATCGCTTACGGCATGACTGAGACCAGCCCGGTCTCCACCCAGACCCGGGCGGATGACCCGTTTGAGAAACAGGTCACCACCGTTGGCCGCACTCAACCACATCTGGAAAGCAAAATTATTGACCCGCTCACTGGACGGATATTACCCCGGGGCGAGATCGGCGAACTGTGCACCCGCGGTTACAGTGTAATGATCAAATACTGGAACAACGAAGACGGCACCAAAGGCGCTATCGACGAGCAGCACTGGATGCATACCGGCGATCTGGCGACGATGGATGACGAGGGCTATATCCAGATCGTTGGCCGGATCAAAGATATGGTGATCCGTGGCGGCGAGAACGTCTATCCGAAGGAGATCGAAGAGTTTCTCTACACCCACCCGAATATCATCGATGTTCAGGTCACCGGAGTGCCGGACAAAAAGTACGGCGAGGAACTGATCGCCTGGGTGAAACTCTCGGCCGACTCAGAAAGTGTTACCGAGGAACAGCTCAGAGATTTCTGTAAGGGTCAGATCACCCACTTCAAGATCCCGCGCTACTTTAAGTTTGTCGACGAATTTCCGATGACCGTGACAGGTAAGATTCAGAAATTCAAGATGCGCGAAATCTCGATCAAAGAACTGGGGCTGGATGATATCTGA
- a CDS encoding isovaleryl-CoA dehydrogenase, which translates to MIAQYSSLNFGLGETLDMLREHVNSFAAQEIAPRAEQVDHDNEFPNDLWRKFGDMGLLGITVKEEYGGVDMGYLAHMIAMEEISRASASVGLSYGAHSNLCVNQINRNGTHEQKTKYLPKLISGEHIGALAMSEPNAGSDVVSMKLTARDNGDHYLLNGNKMWITNGPDANTYVIYAKTDVSAGPKGITAFIVERDYPGFSRHQKLDKLGMRGSNTCELVFQDCPVPKENILGELNGGVKVLMSGLDYERLVLAGGPLGIMQAAMDITIPYTRDRVQFGKAIGEFEMVQGKVADMYTLMNASKAYAYTVAQAAMRGETSRKDCAAVILYTAEMATKIALDAIQLLGGNGYINEFPTGRLLRDAKLYEIGAGTSEIRRMLIGRELFLNK; encoded by the coding sequence ATGATTGCACAGTACAGCTCACTAAATTTCGGACTCGGTGAAACTCTGGATATGCTGCGAGAGCATGTAAACAGTTTTGCAGCACAAGAGATTGCTCCACGCGCCGAGCAGGTCGATCATGACAATGAATTTCCTAACGATCTGTGGCGTAAATTCGGCGATATGGGGCTGCTGGGCATCACCGTGAAAGAGGAGTACGGCGGCGTTGATATGGGTTATCTGGCGCACATGATTGCCATGGAAGAGATCAGCCGGGCATCCGCCTCTGTTGGCTTGTCTTACGGTGCACACTCTAATCTCTGTGTTAACCAGATCAACCGTAACGGTACCCATGAGCAGAAGACAAAGTACCTGCCAAAACTGATCAGCGGTGAACATATTGGCGCACTGGCAATGTCCGAGCCGAATGCCGGTTCCGATGTCGTTTCAATGAAGCTGACAGCCCGCGACAACGGTGATCATTACCTGTTGAACGGTAATAAGATGTGGATCACCAACGGTCCGGACGCCAACACCTATGTGATCTATGCGAAAACCGATGTGAGTGCCGGCCCTAAAGGCATAACCGCCTTTATCGTTGAACGTGATTACCCTGGATTCTCCCGTCATCAAAAACTGGATAAGCTGGGAATGCGTGGTTCCAATACCTGTGAACTGGTATTTCAGGACTGCCCGGTGCCAAAAGAGAACATTCTCGGTGAACTGAACGGCGGCGTTAAGGTATTGATGTCCGGCCTCGATTATGAGCGCCTGGTTCTCGCCGGCGGTCCGCTGGGTATTATGCAGGCAGCGATGGATATCACCATCCCTTATACCCGCGACCGGGTGCAATTTGGCAAAGCGATCGGTGAGTTCGAAATGGTGCAGGGCAAAGTTGCCGATATGTACACCCTGATGAATGCATCCAAGGCCTACGCCTACACCGTTGCTCAGGCGGCGATGCGCGGTGAAACGTCCCGTAAGGACTGCGCAGCGGTCATTCTGTATACCGCAGAGATGGCGACTAAAATCGCTCTGGATGCGATACAGCTGCTCGGCGGCAACGGTTATATCAATGAGTTTCCTACTGGTCGTCTGCTGCGCGATGCAAAATTGTACGAGATCGGTGCGGGCACCTCTGAGATTCGCCGGATGCTGATCGGCCGTGAGCTGTTCCTGAATAAGTAA
- a CDS encoding hydroxymethylglutaryl-CoA lyase has translation MAFPKHLRLFEMGARDGLQNEPGAVIDTAIKIELINRLSETGLTHIEAASFVSPKWVPQMGDASAVMSGITRKPGVTYSALTPNLKGLEGAIAAGADEVAVFGAASEAFTQKNINCSISESLERFAPVIELAQANNIRVRGYVSTVMGCPYEGEIDPAQVAAVSRELLDMGCYEISLGDTIGVGTPMKAKRMLEAVSKQVPVAKLAAHFHDTYGQALANLYAVVEEGIAVIDASVAGLGGCPYAKGASGNVATEDVLYMLNGLGIETGVDLNKLAQTGHWITEQLGRTSGSKVALAIGCK, from the coding sequence ATGGCATTTCCCAAACACCTGCGTCTGTTCGAAATGGGAGCCCGTGACGGTTTGCAGAACGAACCCGGCGCCGTGATTGATACAGCGATAAAAATTGAGCTGATTAACCGGCTCAGTGAAACCGGCCTGACCCATATTGAAGCGGCCAGCTTTGTATCACCGAAATGGGTGCCACAGATGGGCGATGCCAGTGCGGTAATGAGCGGCATCACACGTAAACCCGGCGTTACCTACTCGGCACTGACCCCCAACCTGAAAGGGCTTGAGGGTGCCATTGCCGCGGGAGCTGATGAGGTGGCGGTATTTGGTGCGGCCTCAGAAGCCTTTACACAAAAGAATATCAACTGTTCTATCAGCGAGAGCCTGGAACGTTTTGCGCCAGTCATTGAGCTGGCGCAAGCTAACAATATCCGGGTACGCGGTTATGTTTCCACCGTCATGGGCTGTCCCTATGAGGGCGAGATTGACCCGGCGCAGGTGGCAGCGGTCAGCCGTGAGTTGCTGGATATGGGCTGCTATGAGATATCGCTGGGCGACACCATTGGCGTCGGCACTCCGATGAAAGCGAAGCGGATGCTGGAGGCGGTGAGTAAGCAAGTACCCGTCGCTAAGCTCGCCGCCCATTTTCACGACACCTACGGTCAGGCCCTGGCTAATCTGTATGCAGTCGTGGAGGAAGGTATCGCGGTCATCGATGCATCCGTTGCGGGTCTGGGGGGTTGCCCTTACGCCAAAGGCGCTTCCGGCAACGTGGCAACGGAAGACGTCCTGTACATGCTGAATGGTCTGGGTATCGAAACCGGTGTCGATCTGAACAAACTGGCCCAAACCGGCCACTGGATCACCGAACAACTGGGTCGCACCAGTGGTTCTAAAGTGGCTCTGGCCATCGGCTGTAAGTAA
- a CDS encoding acetyl/propionyl/methylcrotonyl-CoA carboxylase subunit alpha — protein sequence MFNKILIANRGEIACRVIQTAHRLGIRCVAVYSEADKNARHVAMADEAFLLGPAPSNESYLRGDKILEIAKQSGAQAIHPGYGFLSENAEFARSCFDNGIEFIGPPTSAIEAMGSKSAAKEIMSHAAVPLVPGYHGEDQTPALLKEESVRCGFPQLLKAVAGGGGKGMRVVNSIDEFDEALKSACREAKNAFGNPDMLIERYLTQPRHVEIQVFCDKQGNGVYLAERDCSVQRRHQKVIEEAPAPNLSDETRKAMGEAAVRAAQAIDYVGAGTVEFLYDVDGSFYFMEMNTRLQVEHPVTEMITGQDLVEWQLRIASGEPLPLQQNEIRIHGHALEARVYAEDPDNDFLPATGTLRYLRTPQESQHVRVDTGVVEGDEVSVFYDPMIAKLIVWDDNRDRAIARMEQALEEYRISGLKTNLRFLRNLAGSAPFKALDLDTGFIEKHEALLFPASNLNSAFCLVMAACFFSEKSKQQANNPDDPYSPFGYQNSWRLNSEYARPLTLIHADTDYQLSVLESGAKGQYLVQIDDASYQVTAQLNDDLLNVVINGHRLSVHLYNEGDHLTLFHEGEQFICEQHRQTFGSDDHAGDNSLTAPMNGAVVAVLVEAGQAVKAGETLVIMEAMKMEHSLKAPHDGTVAEIYFAEGDLVEDGADLISLDIAEA from the coding sequence ATGTTTAATAAAATTCTTATAGCTAACCGGGGGGAGATTGCCTGCCGGGTTATTCAGACTGCTCACCGCCTGGGTATCCGTTGTGTCGCTGTCTACTCTGAGGCCGATAAAAACGCCCGTCACGTGGCGATGGCCGATGAAGCATTTTTGCTGGGCCCTGCGCCAAGCAATGAAAGTTACCTGCGTGGTGACAAGATTCTGGAGATCGCCAAACAATCAGGCGCCCAGGCAATCCACCCGGGTTATGGTTTCCTCTCAGAGAACGCCGAATTTGCCCGCTCCTGTTTCGATAACGGTATCGAGTTTATCGGGCCACCCACCAGCGCGATTGAAGCGATGGGCTCCAAATCCGCAGCCAAAGAGATTATGTCTCACGCAGCGGTGCCGCTGGTACCGGGCTATCATGGCGAAGACCAGACCCCGGCACTGCTGAAAGAGGAATCTGTGCGTTGCGGCTTCCCCCAACTGTTGAAAGCGGTTGCCGGCGGTGGTGGTAAAGGGATGCGGGTGGTCAACTCGATCGACGAGTTTGATGAGGCACTTAAATCCGCCTGCCGTGAGGCGAAAAATGCCTTTGGCAACCCGGATATGCTGATCGAACGCTATCTGACCCAACCCCGTCATGTTGAGATCCAGGTGTTCTGTGACAAGCAGGGTAACGGTGTCTATCTGGCAGAGCGTGACTGCTCGGTGCAGCGCCGCCATCAGAAAGTGATCGAAGAAGCGCCGGCTCCCAACCTCTCAGATGAAACCCGTAAAGCGATGGGTGAAGCGGCCGTCCGTGCCGCTCAGGCGATCGATTATGTCGGTGCCGGCACCGTCGAGTTTCTCTATGACGTCGATGGCTCTTTCTATTTTATGGAGATGAACACCCGTCTGCAGGTTGAACATCCGGTTACCGAGATGATTACCGGACAGGATCTGGTGGAATGGCAACTACGGATCGCCAGCGGCGAGCCACTGCCGTTACAGCAGAATGAAATCCGTATCCACGGCCACGCCCTGGAAGCCCGGGTATATGCGGAAGACCCTGATAACGACTTCCTCCCGGCGACCGGCACCCTGCGCTATCTGCGTACGCCACAGGAGAGTCAGCACGTCCGGGTTGATACCGGCGTCGTTGAAGGCGACGAGGTCAGCGTATTCTATGATCCGATGATCGCCAAACTGATCGTCTGGGATGATAATCGCGACCGCGCCATCGCCCGGATGGAACAGGCTCTGGAGGAATACCGTATCAGCGGTCTGAAAACCAACCTGCGATTCCTGCGCAACCTTGCCGGCAGTGCACCCTTCAAAGCACTCGATCTGGACACCGGTTTTATTGAGAAACATGAAGCTTTACTGTTTCCTGCGAGCAATCTGAACAGCGCCTTCTGTCTGGTAATGGCCGCCTGTTTCTTCAGCGAGAAGAGCAAGCAGCAAGCGAATAACCCGGATGACCCTTACTCACCGTTTGGCTACCAGAACAGCTGGCGGCTTAACTCAGAGTATGCCCGCCCGCTGACACTGATCCACGCTGACACGGACTATCAACTCAGTGTTCTCGAAAGTGGCGCCAAAGGTCAGTATCTGGTTCAGATCGACGATGCCAGCTATCAGGTAACCGCTCAGCTGAATGATGATCTGCTGAATGTGGTGATCAACGGCCACAGACTCAGCGTGCATCTGTACAACGAGGGTGACCATCTGACGCTGTTCCACGAAGGTGAGCAGTTTATCTGTGAGCAGCACCGGCAAACCTTTGGTAGTGATGACCATGCCGGCGACAACAGTCTGACGGCTCCGATGAACGGCGCGGTAGTAGCGGTGCTGGTTGAAGCGGGACAAGCAGTTAAAGCGGGAGAAACCCTGGTCATTATGGAAGCGATGAAGATGGAGCACAGCCTGAAAGCACCTCATGACGGCACAGTTGCTGAGATCTACTTCGCCGAAGGTGATCTGGTTGAAGACGGTGCCGATCTTATCTCTCTGGATATAGCGGAGGCATAG
- a CDS encoding peroxidase-related enzyme (This protein belongs to a clade of uncharacterized proteins related to peroxidases such as the alkylhydroperoxidase AhpD.): protein MSQPDHITALDLHYPSREELPDDVKKYFDVCDEKLGMIPNVLKAYSQNLAQLEVFSRFYNEMMFGDSNLTTLEREMIAVAVSSQNHCFYCIAAHGAAVRNYSGDPALGELIAINYRAAELSQRHRAMLDFAVKMTVSPDCIEESDRQALRDADFSDRDIWDIANIAGFYNMTNRVAGAVDMQPNPEYHSQAR, encoded by the coding sequence ATGTCTCAACCTGATCATATTACCGCGCTGGACCTGCACTATCCGTCGCGGGAAGAACTACCCGACGACGTTAAAAAATATTTCGATGTCTGCGATGAGAAGCTGGGAATGATCCCTAATGTGCTCAAAGCCTATAGCCAGAATCTCGCTCAGCTGGAGGTATTCTCCCGCTTCTATAATGAGATGATGTTCGGCGACAGTAACCTGACCACTCTTGAGCGGGAGATGATTGCGGTAGCCGTGTCATCTCAAAATCACTGTTTTTACTGCATCGCAGCCCACGGCGCAGCCGTCAGAAATTACTCGGGTGACCCGGCGCTGGGCGAACTGATCGCTATTAACTACCGCGCAGCTGAACTGTCACAACGTCATCGGGCGATGCTGGACTTCGCCGTCAAAATGACCGTATCACCCGACTGTATCGAAGAAAGTGACCGCCAGGCGCTTCGCGATGCCGATTTCAGCGACCGGGATATCTGGGATATCGCTAACATAGCAGGATTCTACAACATGACTAACCGGGTAGCAGGTGCGGTGGATATGCAACCAAACCCTGAATACCACTCACAGGCCCGCTAA
- a CDS encoding enoyl-CoA hydratase/isomerase family protein: MTINTQQLVLLEKSANGVAELIINRPEVHNAFDDGVIEQLISNLEATSEDPEVRVLVLRSRGKNFSAGADLGWMKRMASNTHEENMVDAGLLAKLMELLNNHSKPTIALIQGAAYGGAVGLAACCDIVIAAESSSFCLSEVKIGLIPAVISPYVVRAIGERQSRRYFLTAELFSARAAQQFGLVHEVVENVEQLDEACDRFVASLQKNSPQGMKAAKQLIYAVSQKEITTEVIDDTARRIADIRVSDEGQEGLSSFLQKRKPNWIQE, translated from the coding sequence ATGACTATTAATACACAACAACTGGTCCTGTTGGAAAAAAGCGCCAACGGTGTTGCCGAACTGATAATCAATCGTCCTGAGGTACACAATGCCTTCGACGATGGCGTGATTGAGCAACTGATCAGCAACCTGGAAGCGACCAGCGAAGACCCGGAAGTCCGGGTGCTGGTATTACGTTCCCGGGGCAAGAACTTTTCCGCAGGGGCTGACCTGGGCTGGATGAAACGAATGGCCAGCAATACCCATGAAGAGAACATGGTGGATGCTGGGCTCCTGGCAAAACTGATGGAACTGCTGAACAACCACAGCAAACCCACCATCGCCCTGATTCAGGGAGCCGCCTATGGTGGTGCGGTCGGCCTGGCCGCCTGCTGCGATATTGTTATTGCCGCTGAAAGCAGCTCATTCTGTCTCTCAGAAGTCAAAATCGGTCTGATTCCTGCGGTGATCAGCCCCTATGTGGTACGTGCCATTGGCGAGCGTCAGTCACGCCGTTATTTCCTCACGGCAGAGCTGTTCAGCGCCCGTGCTGCACAGCAGTTTGGTCTGGTGCATGAAGTCGTGGAAAACGTTGAACAACTGGACGAGGCCTGCGACCGTTTTGTCGCCTCGCTACAAAAAAACAGTCCCCAGGGGATGAAAGCCGCTAAACAGCTTATCTATGCCGTCAGCCAGAAAGAGATCACCACTGAGGTGATTGATGACACTGCCCGTCGCATCGCAGATATCCGCGTCAGCGACGAAGGTCAGGAAGGACTCAGCTCCTTCCTGCAGAAGCGTAAACCGAACTGGATTCAGGAGTAA
- a CDS encoding methyltransferase domain-containing protein, which yields MDIDQHYSDHMEETGLLAQLRQRYPEGPTLYQLAPIDQLHIGGIKASEKLLQQLDLIQPKRILEIGSGAGGLMRMISNRCSAEIVGIDITHRFNALNSALTQLTHLPASLIITGDAQQLPFASNSFDCIIFQHSLLNIPHTDRCLQECLRVLDNEGSLLLHEVLEGANPERMHYPVPWARSATQSHILTFAQLTDVLQQNGFELNTAENWSEAALQWRQRQASKEHSGKNTVSVSPLQIFGDSFRQMGVNVIANLNEGAVEVWQLSCIAKA from the coding sequence ATGGATATAGATCAGCACTATAGCGATCACATGGAAGAAACCGGCCTGCTGGCGCAACTTCGGCAACGTTATCCCGAAGGCCCGACTCTCTATCAGCTGGCACCCATAGATCAGCTGCATATCGGCGGTATCAAAGCCTCCGAAAAGCTACTGCAACAACTGGATCTGATCCAACCCAAGCGCATTCTGGAAATCGGCAGCGGAGCGGGTGGACTGATGCGAATGATCAGCAACCGCTGCAGTGCTGAGATCGTCGGCATTGATATCACCCACCGATTTAATGCCCTGAACAGCGCGCTCACTCAACTGACCCATCTACCGGCATCGCTTATTATTACCGGCGACGCCCAGCAACTCCCCTTTGCAAGCAACAGCTTTGACTGCATTATCTTCCAGCATAGTTTACTCAATATTCCGCATACTGACCGCTGTCTGCAGGAGTGTCTGAGAGTACTGGATAATGAGGGTTCGCTACTGCTGCACGAAGTACTCGAGGGAGCCAACCCGGAACGGATGCATTACCCTGTACCCTGGGCACGATCAGCCACACAATCACATATTCTGACCTTTGCGCAGTTAACCGATGTTCTGCAACAGAATGGCTTTGAGCTGAACACTGCAGAGAACTGGTCAGAAGCCGCACTGCAATGGCGTCAGCGACAGGCCTCTAAAGAACATTCCGGTAAAAATACGGTATCAGTTTCTCCCCTGCAGATTTTCGGTGACAGCTTCCGTCAGATGGGCGTAAATGTTATCGCCAACCTCAATGAGGGCGCGGTAGAGGTCTGGCAACTGAGTTGTATCGCAAAGGCATAA